GACACCCCAGCAGGTCTGGCCCCCCAACTCAGTTCCCAGTTCCCAAGCCCACGGGTTCACTCACAAACAGGAACACAGGGTTAGTGAGAAACGGAAACAGATCCAAACCAAACAAATCAGATACCCTaaagagagcaaaagagagtgTTTAAAACAACCCAACATTCTGCTTCCAAGACAAAGACAATTGGTGGGGCTGGTGTTAGGAGAGCCGCTCGGTGCGATCAGGAGATCAGCCTGTTCAGTGTCATATTCACATCGCTGCGTGGCAAATGCCAGAAGCTTCCTGAAAACACATTCCACCGGAGAGGCACAGCTGAGATGCTATTTTGCAGGTTGCCTTGGAGATGGTGAGAAATGGCAGGagttgagggagggagaaagagggtgtggaaaggAGTTAgaggaagggggtgggggaaggaGTCTAACTTTCATCTCTTGTCACGTCACAAAGTGAAATCTGCTCAACAGCTCCTCGGTTTCACTGACATAACGGCACATTCTTCAGGATCTTTCTGTGTTCTGTAAGTCATTTCTCATGTCAACACAGAGCTCTTCTCCATGGCTGAAATGGAGaagcacacaaatacatatacgcacacaaacatacacacacacacacatatatatttatatatatatatattatttattcttttttgCAAGCCACAATTCCAACAAACGTGCACATATGCAAGGTACAAATAATCAAAAGGCAAAAACAAGAATACTGGTCATCGTGTGAACGTCCCAGAGTATTCAAACTGGGCCAGATTTTCTTCCCCTTTCTTTCTTCTGGGAGAAACAACCCAAAGGATGGCCCTATGCAATCCTTCTGTCCTTCTGTCAATATCAATCTCAACTGGCAAGTCATTTTAATAGCCACCTATGGTGCTGTAGCAGTAAATCTTATAACCGCACAAAACATTATCTGACCTGGTCTTGAACTTTCACTACAGGTGTGGCACTTGAAACTCTCATTTATATTatctctgggtgtgtgtgtgagtgcgcgtccgtctttgtgtgtgtgcccttGTGTTGACCTTTGACCGCTTACCCTTGGACACAAAGGCAATGTCAATTCCAGGCAGTCAAATTCATGGTGAGATCAGAttggatttaatgtttttggtgtTGTCCAGGTGATGAGACGTCATGAGAGGTCATGATGCTGCTTTGTATCCATTTGTCTGTTGTCGGTTGACTAAGTTcagcaacacagaaacaatggATTTGTGGTATTCATAGGTCAAGTATCTTGGTTAAATAAACCAACATAGCCCTGTAATTTCCAATGGCTAGTGGAGCTGAATGGGTAGAAACAACAGTAAGATAGAAGGTTGGCGGAGATGAGCTAGAGACATCGAATTGTTGTTGCAAAATTAGCTCGTTCTTGCATGTTTCTGTTAACGCCAATTCTGAAAAGCTCAAGTGCAATTACTAAATTTCACCCGTATTTCTTCAAAAGAACTCAATTAATTTTAACTATGCTAAGCAGTGAAGTGTACTTGTTAAGTCTATTCTACTTTTTGAGATCAGTTGTTTCATCGTTTAGAACATCGTCATTACGCCATATTCATAACCCGGTGCTTGAAATCCGTTGGGCTGTCTGACGGTGTCAAATGCAATTGACGGGGAGTGATTTTAAGTGGCATAGTAGGGCCCCCTACTGTTCAAGAGGAGAGGTGTCACAAGTGGCATACTGGCGCCACCCACTGTTCAGGACGAGAGGTGTTTGAGTGAATGATGTCAGGATCTCCTTCTCTGTTAACCAACCTGCtaatcctaaaaaaaaaaaaaaacgcttttctttgtctttaagaaaaatgcttttatttgcTACAATATCAGGTATCGAGAGTGAACGTCTGCAGATGCTCTAACTCAAGTTAGATCGAAAACAAGGCCGGCAAAGGGAGATGTCTATCATTGTGTACCGGAATAATCAGAcatttaaccctaattgctaGCAGTCAATTTATAGGTGAAATACGTGCTGAATCcgtttttttttcaatgggaATCTATGGAATTAGCCGTGTGCATTATAACGTATAACTGTCAATTcctcatttaaataaatatagataCATGCAAAGAATAACAACTCAAATAAAAACACGTTGACGTTCCTGATTGTTTTAGTAAAGATGCCAATGTTTATGAAAATAATCCAATATTCTTAGTGCTTGTGTTTATTTAACCGTGCTTACTACGTCAGACATTTCCCTTGACCTTGACGTATTCATACCGCACATGCGCAGTGTACCGCCGGTCTCGGCGGTGACATAAAGATGGCGTCGTCCGTGGCTGTTCGCACAGCACGTTTGCTCATCTCTGCGGTTCCTCTTAGGCACCGTAGTGTTTGGTCGCGTCTTGCCTCAGCGACACATGTGGAGGCCTGTGCCACGGCGCTATTGGGGACACATCGGTGCAGGATAGCGGGCAATCCCAGCTGTTTGAGACCTGGAAATGCCGTGACATTGAGATTCACAGGTGGGAGGGAGCAGAATGTTTGGTGTTGTTGTAACTAAACTAAACTAGATAGTCGAACTAAATTCTATAAAAATCGATGACATTGTGGAATTTCTTGTTTCATGCCACAATCTGGCTTCAGAGTCTTGCCACAGCTACAACATCAATATAAAATGCAGATTCTGGATGTACATGACGCAACTGCCTGGACATATTTCACTAACCAGTGCCTGAATTGGTAGTTAACCGCTAGCTAGTCCGTATAGTTTGCACAGTTGACTTCCCAATGAATGCTTCTTATCTCAATTGTCTAGTTAGCTGGCTAGTTACCTATGTCTCTGACGCATGCCGTGTTGAAATTCAATAGGGCCTTCTCCGTTTGTTGAGGCAGGAATAAACAGGAAGGGACCTTCCCATTTGAAACTTTGctggacaaaatgtttttttcttttggttaAACGTGTTAACCCCCTAGACTGTTAAAGACTAACCCAGGGTGTTATGCTGGTTACTCCTTGGGCGCAAGTCTTATCTTCCCCTTTCATTCCAAAGGACCAAGGTCCCTTCATGCGGTCAGTCATCACTCCTTTCACACTAGCTGCCGTTCGACTAACAAGCAGGACTTGTATGATGTTCTCGGGGTGCCTCGCACAGCCACTCAGAAGGAGATCAAGAAAGCTTACTATCAGGTGAGCTTGTTGTTTAGGAGACCCCTAAGTGTTTTACTGTGGCTCTATTGCTGATATTTTAGCTAAATGATAGCATGGGAGTTTTGTCAAAAAACTTAAAAATTCACCCAGAGGTAAACAACAAAACCGGCATCTTGTTGGTCTGATTTTGTCATACCGTCTTGTCTCATACCGTCTTGTCTCATACCGTCTTGTCTCATACTGTCTTGTCTCATACTGTCTTGTCTCATACTGTCTTGTCTCATACCGTCTTGTCTCATACCGTCTGTGATTTTGTTATGCCTTGACTATCCCACTGCAGATGGCTAAGAAGTACCATCCAGATACCAACCAGGAAGACCCAAAGGCGAAGGAGAAGTTTGCCAAGCTGGCCGAAGCCTACGAGGTACAGCACAGACAAACCTTCAAAGCAACATACTCACTCCTGTCGTGGCCTACTGTTCCCATGATGCCCCGGGGGTCCAGCGTACAGCAGCGCAAATTGCCACCTCATGGGCCCAGTTGGATGGGTGGATAGTTGGGAAGGGGCGTCTTGTTACCTATATCACCTTTTTGCCCTGTGATTGTCTCTGGTAGGTCATGGACCTGTGACCGAGGTCGTCTGTTGTGTTCCTCCCCAGGTGCTGGGTGACGAGGTGAAGAGGAAACAGTATGACACGTACGGGGCGGCAGGCTTCGACCCCAGTCAGGCGGGAGGGGGGTCAGGTGGGCAGCAGTACTGGCGGGCCGGGGGGACCAGCGTGAACCCCGAGGAAATGTTCAGAAAGATCTTTGGCGAGTTCGCTGGAACGCAGGGGTTTGGAGACTTCAACAGCATGTTTGAACAGAGGCCCGAGGTATAACATTTTATAACAGCTTTATAAATCTTTAGGCACATAACAGGGTTATAAAAGGTTTCACATCTATTTTATAATTAGACTGTGAAAAGGATTTTGCAGAAATAGATTCTAGACTTAAGAATGCTTATTGTCTTTAATAGTTACTCGTCTCCTATTCAATCAGTCACTTGTATTCCTCTCTTTATTTGTTATCCCCCTGTCAGTTTGTGATGGAGCTGACGTTTAACCAGGCGGCCAAGGGGGTGAACAAAGAGTTGACGGTGAACCTGGAGGACGTGTGTCCGCGGTGCGACGGTAAGGGGAGTGAGCCCGGAACCAAGGTCCAGCACTGCCATTACTGCAGTGGTACCGGCATGGTGAGTGACCgacacacatactgtagctcATTCCCCTGTTTTGGCAGAACAAATGAATCCTGTTGGAGATTGTTGCTTCCACTTGTTCTTTGTTCTTCTGATGTTTCCGATTATGGAGATCTGTTTAGCCGCAGCGTGTGTTTCTCTGATAGCCTTTAGCGATATGATCTTTCTGTTTAACGTAGCGTACATTTCGCTGAGTGTCTCGATGCTGCCCCCTGCAGGAGTCGATAAACACTGGGCCTTTCATGATGCGCTCCACTTGTCGTCGCTGTGGTGGGAGGGGCTCCATCATGACCACGCCCTGTGTGATGTGCCGAGGCTCGGGACAGACCAAACAGAGGCAGACCGTCACGGTGCCGGTACCTGCAGGTAAAGGGGGGTGACCATTAgtcaattctttttttatttatttttttgagtttCATTCTGAAAGATTGTTAAACATTGTGGTCTGATGGGTTGTTTTGAAGGTGTGGACAATGGACAGACTGTACGAATGCCCGTGGGGAAGAAGGAAGTCTACATAACATTTAGAGTAAGCGTGGACAGCTGCTTATCTATCCATCCGAAGTCATTTAGACATTCTGGAAAATTATCAGGAACAATGAGAAGAGAGAAATGTCTGActatttcacactttttgcaCTTCACTGTTATGGTGGTGGTTCTGATGACCGGTTCCCCCCCCACAGGTCCAGAAAAGTCCTGTGTTCAGAAGGGACGGTGTAGACATCCACTCTGATGTCCTCATCTCCGTTGCCCAGGCTATTCTGGGGGGTTCTGCCCAGGTCCAGGGATTACACAGTACCATAGATATACAGGTCAGAGAGGGAGTTAAAGAAATGATTTCCTTCTGTTTCTTATTTTAAAAGAATACTGTGACAAATTCTGCAATGTTCTTTTTGAGTAGATACAGTATAATATTGTAAACCCCCAAAAATTGTGAACACATCTGGCAACGTTTATCTTTTACTACCGCCCTGTGTTTTGGTCACAGATCCCCCCGGGTTGCCAGGCGGACCAGAAGATCCGTCTGCAGGGAAAGGGGATTCGGAGAATGAACAGCTATAGCTACGGAGATCACCATGTTCACATCAAGATCAGAGTTCCCAAGTAagacatatatatacacacacgcacaatacTTTTCCCCACATCGTAATTCgattgaaacaaacaaaacgtCTTCTCCCCGTAGGAAGTTAACCAATCGACAGCGCTCCCTAATCCTGAAGTATGCTGAGGAGGAGGCTGAGGTGGAGGGGACTGTTAATGGTGTCACTGCTACTGACAAAGGTAGGCTGGTTGTAacatgcgcacgcacacccTTAACAAGGCTGTTATCCAGTTCTATTTTAGCTGATGCAGTACCTGTTTGTGTCCAGCTGGGGACAGGAGTGGTCAACGGTTTGAGTCTGGGGCGGGGCAGGGCAGGCCAGAGGATGGGCAGGAGAAGAAGGAAGAGGCGGAGGGCATCCTttccaaaataaagaaaatctttAGCTGATAGCCACGCCCCAGGTAGGACTCCTGAACTCCACCTGAACCTGTCTTGTCATTAGCTGTGCAATGTCTATGGTCTGAGTACAGCTGTAAAACCCACATGCATTTCTAACATGCAGATGAACACATTTATGCTGTGTGGCTGTCCTGTTGGGGTTTTCTATAGTGTGGAGAGAACAAACCTCTTACTTTTCAGCATTAAAACCAGTGGTAAAAATGTAGGCGAGTGTTTTGTCCTGGAGGTGCTTCAAAACACAGAGACCGTTCAAAACAGACTCTGGGACTGTTACAGACAGATGGATCCAAAATGTTTCTAACCACTGTACATCAAAACATGTTAGGAAAAAAAATGAGGAAACTACAGCCAAATTAGAATAAGTTAAGAAAATATTGCTTGTTTTATTGGAGGAAGTCTACCTATGGGCataatgtatataaaatggtTTCCTCAACATGTCAGTGGTCAGGTTTTGTTCAGACTACCTACTGCAGTTCATG
Above is a window of Esox lucius isolate fEsoLuc1 chromosome 9, fEsoLuc1.pri, whole genome shotgun sequence DNA encoding:
- the dnaja3b gene encoding dnaJ heat shock protein family (Hsp40) member A3b isoform X2, with translation MASSVAVRTARLLISAVPLRHRSVWSRLASATHVEACATALLGTHRCRIAGNPSCLRPGNAVTLRFTGPRSLHAVSHHSFHTSCRSTNKQDLYDVLGVPRTATQKEIKKAYYQMAKKYHPDTNQEDPKAKEKFAKLAEAYEVLGDEVKRKQYDTYGAAGFDPSQAGGGSGGQQYWRAGGTSVNPEEMFRKIFGEFAGTQGFGDFNSMFEQRPEFVMELTFNQAAKGVNKELTVNLEDVCPRCDGKGSEPGTKVQHCHYCSGTGMESINTGPFMMRSTCRRCGGRGSIMTTPCVMCRGSGQTKQRQTVTVPVPAGVDNGQTVRMPVGKKEVYITFRVQKSPVFRRDGVDIHSDVLISVAQAILGGSAQVQGLHSTIDIQIPPGCQADQKIRLQGKGIRRMNSYSYGDHHVHIKIRVPKKLTNRQRSLILKYAEEEAEVEGTVNGVTATDKDK
- the dnaja3b gene encoding dnaJ heat shock protein family (Hsp40) member A3b isoform X1; translation: MASSVAVRTARLLISAVPLRHRSVWSRLASATHVEACATALLGTHRCRIAGNPSCLRPGNAVTLRFTGPRSLHAVSHHSFHTSCRSTNKQDLYDVLGVPRTATQKEIKKAYYQMAKKYHPDTNQEDPKAKEKFAKLAEAYEVLGDEVKRKQYDTYGAAGFDPSQAGGGSGGQQYWRAGGTSVNPEEMFRKIFGEFAGTQGFGDFNSMFEQRPEFVMELTFNQAAKGVNKELTVNLEDVCPRCDGKGSEPGTKVQHCHYCSGTGMESINTGPFMMRSTCRRCGGRGSIMTTPCVMCRGSGQTKQRQTVTVPVPAGVDNGQTVRMPVGKKEVYITFRVQKSPVFRRDGVDIHSDVLISVAQAILGGSAQVQGLHSTIDIQIPPGCQADQKIRLQGKGIRRMNSYSYGDHHVHIKIRVPKKLTNRQRSLILKYAEEEAEVEGTVNGVTATDKAGDRSGQRFESGAGQGRPEDGQEKKEEAEGILSKIKKIFS